A genome region from Pseudomonas anguilliseptica includes the following:
- the recR gene encoding recombination mediator RecR, with protein MSFSPLIRHLIDSLRILPGVGQKTAQRMALQMLERDRSGALRLAQALTQAMEGVGHCTQCRSLSEDEVCQLCLDPRRDDNLLCVVEGPMDVYAVEHTGFRGRYFVLKGHLSPLDGLGPEAIGIPELLARITAGSFTEVILATNPTVEGEATAHYIAQLLAGKGLIASRIAHGMPLGGELELVDGGTLAHSIAGRRPIQL; from the coding sequence ATGAGTTTCAGCCCGCTGATCCGCCACCTGATTGATTCTCTGCGCATTCTTCCGGGCGTTGGGCAGAAGACTGCACAGCGTATGGCATTGCAGATGCTTGAGCGTGATCGCTCCGGCGCCTTGCGTCTGGCGCAGGCGTTGACGCAGGCGATGGAGGGGGTGGGCCATTGCACGCAGTGCCGTAGCCTGAGCGAGGACGAGGTGTGCCAGCTGTGTCTGGATCCGCGGCGTGATGACAACCTGCTGTGCGTGGTCGAGGGACCGATGGATGTGTATGCGGTCGAGCACACCGGATTCCGTGGGCGTTACTTTGTGCTCAAGGGGCATCTGTCGCCGCTCGACGGCTTGGGCCCGGAGGCAATTGGCATTCCCGAGCTACTGGCGCGAATCACTGCCGGCAGTTTTACCGAGGTGATTCTGGCTACTAACCCAACAGTGGAGGGCGAGGCTACCGCGCATTACATCGCTCAGCTGTTGGCGGGCAAGGGGCTGATTGCCTCACGCATTGCCCATGGTATGCCGCTTGGCGGTGAGCTGGAGTTGGTGGACGGCGGCACTTTGGCGCATTCGATTGCCGGGCGTCGGCCTATCCAGCTCTAA
- a CDS encoding flavin-containing monooxygenase, whose amino-acid sequence MNAPVSPPTATRHCKVAIIGTGFSGLGMAIRLKQAGEHDFLLFEKEAGVGGTWRVNNYPGCGCDVQSHLYSFSFEQNPNWTRMFAKQPEIQGYLEGCWSKYRLQNHTQLNTEITRLAWDEQQELWQISDSAGNSYTAQFVVSGMGALSTPSIPALKGLGDFTGKIFHSQQWDHSYDLTGKRIAVIGTGASSIQFVPQIQKQVSQLDLYQRTAPWIMPKPDRAISERERNRFKRFPLLQKLWRGAIYALLESRVIGFAMLPKVMTVAQKVGKWYINKQIKDPVLRAKVTPDYLMGCKRVLISNDYFPALTQPNVDLITDGIEEIRSGSIRTVDGKEREIDAIIFGTGFTPSDPLPRGVVFGRGGVDLLDTWPEGPQAYKGSLTAGFPNLFFLMGPNTGLGHNSMVYMIESQIHYVLGALKLVGEQELQSLEVKQAVQDKFNGKLQGSLGNTVWNAGGCKSWYLHPVSGRNCTVWPGFTWRFRLLTRNFDPAAYHFSRKHAAHPAQNSAIQLAAQEASA is encoded by the coding sequence ATGAATGCACCCGTCTCACCCCCAACTGCCACCCGCCACTGCAAGGTAGCCATAATCGGCACGGGCTTCTCCGGCCTGGGCATGGCCATCCGCCTGAAGCAGGCTGGTGAACATGATTTCCTGCTGTTCGAGAAAGAAGCTGGCGTCGGCGGTACCTGGCGGGTCAACAACTACCCGGGTTGCGGCTGTGACGTGCAATCGCACCTGTATTCGTTCTCCTTCGAGCAGAACCCCAACTGGACGCGCATGTTCGCCAAGCAACCAGAAATCCAGGGTTATCTGGAAGGCTGCTGGAGCAAGTATCGCCTGCAAAACCACACCCAGCTGAACACCGAAATCACCCGCCTCGCCTGGGATGAACAGCAGGAGCTGTGGCAGATCAGTGACAGCGCCGGTAACAGCTACACCGCACAATTTGTGGTGTCCGGCATGGGTGCACTGTCCACTCCCTCGATTCCGGCGCTCAAGGGCCTGGGCGACTTCACCGGCAAGATCTTCCACTCGCAGCAGTGGGACCACAGCTATGACCTCACGGGTAAGCGTATCGCAGTAATCGGCACCGGCGCCTCGTCGATTCAGTTCGTGCCGCAGATCCAGAAGCAGGTCAGCCAGCTCGATCTGTACCAGCGCACCGCACCGTGGATCATGCCCAAGCCCGACCGTGCCATCAGCGAGCGCGAGCGCAACCGCTTCAAACGCTTCCCGCTGCTGCAAAAACTCTGGCGCGGCGCCATCTATGCCCTGCTGGAAAGCCGGGTGATCGGCTTTGCCATGCTGCCCAAGGTGATGACCGTCGCGCAGAAAGTCGGCAAGTGGTACATCAACAAGCAGATCAAAGACCCGGTACTGCGCGCCAAGGTCACCCCGGATTACCTGATGGGTTGCAAGCGCGTGCTGATCTCCAACGATTATTTCCCGGCGCTGACCCAGCCTAACGTCGACCTGATCACCGATGGCATTGAGGAAATCCGCAGCGGCAGCATCCGCACCGTGGACGGTAAAGAGCGCGAGATTGACGCGATCATCTTCGGTACCGGCTTCACCCCGAGCGATCCACTGCCGCGCGGCGTGGTGTTTGGTCGTGGCGGTGTCGACCTGCTCGACACCTGGCCGGAAGGCCCGCAGGCCTACAAAGGCTCGCTGACCGCCGGCTTCCCCAACCTGTTCTTCCTGATGGGGCCGAACACCGGTCTGGGCCATAACTCGATGGTCTATATGATCGAGTCGCAGATACATTACGTGCTCGGCGCGCTCAAGCTGGTGGGTGAGCAAGAACTGCAGAGCCTGGAGGTCAAACAGGCAGTGCAAGACAAGTTCAACGGCAAGCTGCAGGGCAGCCTGGGCAACACCGTGTGGAATGCCGGCGGCTGCAAGAGCTGGTATCTGCACCCGGTGAGCGGTCGCAACTGCACCGTATGGCCTGGTTTTACCTGGCGTTTTCGCCTGCTGACGCGCAACTTTGACCCAGCGGCCTATCATTTCAGCCGCAAGCACGCGGCACACCCGGCGCAGAACAGCGCTATCCAGTTGGCTGCCCAGGAGGCCAGCGCATGA
- a CDS encoding cold-shock protein, producing the protein MANRETGTVKWFNDEKGFGFITPTNGGDDLFVHFKAIQSDGFKSLKEGQTVTYVAARGQKGMQAEEVQVA; encoded by the coding sequence ATGGCAAATCGCGAAACTGGCACCGTCAAATGGTTCAACGATGAGAAAGGCTTCGGCTTCATTACCCCGACTAACGGCGGCGATGATCTCTTCGTTCACTTTAAAGCCATCCAAAGCGACGGTTTCAAAAGCCTGAAAGAAGGCCAGACTGTTACCTACGTGGCCGCTCGCGGTCAGAAAGGTATGCAAGCTGAAGAGGTACAGGTGGCCTAA
- a CDS encoding alpha/beta hydrolase: protein MNIKHSLSIAVLALAVNSAFAAGSPGVERNTQGFLNALAAGGGKPLEQLSPKDARAVLVGAQAGVKVDVSGIQVTDKNISVDGQSIQLKVVRPADAQGTLPVFMFFHGGGWVLGDYPTHERLIRDLVVGSGAAAVYVDYTSSPEAKYPTAINQAYAATQWVAQNGAQIGVDGKRLAVAGNSVGGNMAAVVSLMAKDKGTPAIKFQLLMWPVTDANFNNASYNQFADGHFLSKSLMQWFWDNYTTDPKQRAEIYASPLQASVEQLQGLPSALVQTAEFDVLRDEGEAYARKLDAAGVNVTYLRYNGMIHDFGLLNVISQIPGTQSAMQQAAAALKANLK, encoded by the coding sequence ATGAACATCAAACACAGTTTGTCGATCGCCGTACTCGCCCTTGCCGTCAATAGCGCGTTTGCCGCTGGCAGCCCCGGGGTGGAACGCAATACCCAAGGTTTCCTCAATGCCCTCGCCGCTGGCGGTGGCAAGCCCCTCGAACAACTGAGCCCGAAAGATGCCCGCGCCGTATTGGTCGGTGCGCAGGCTGGGGTCAAGGTCGATGTATCCGGCATTCAAGTGACTGACAAAAACATCAGCGTCGATGGCCAGTCGATCCAGCTCAAAGTTGTGCGTCCGGCCGATGCCCAGGGCACGCTGCCGGTCTTTATGTTCTTCCATGGTGGCGGCTGGGTACTGGGCGACTACCCGACCCACGAACGGCTGATCCGTGACCTGGTGGTAGGCTCCGGCGCGGCGGCGGTGTATGTCGACTACACCTCGTCACCCGAAGCCAAGTACCCGACTGCGATCAACCAGGCCTACGCCGCAACCCAGTGGGTGGCACAAAACGGTGCGCAGATTGGTGTCGACGGCAAGCGCCTGGCAGTGGCCGGCAACAGTGTGGGCGGAAATATGGCCGCTGTGGTCAGCCTGATGGCCAAAGACAAAGGCACCCCAGCGATCAAGTTCCAGCTGCTGATGTGGCCGGTAACCGACGCCAACTTCAACAACGCCTCCTACAACCAGTTCGCCGACGGTCACTTCCTCAGCAAGAGCCTGATGCAGTGGTTCTGGGACAACTACACCACCGACCCGAAACAGCGCGCCGAAATCTACGCCTCGCCGCTGCAGGCATCGGTGGAACAGCTGCAAGGCTTGCCGTCAGCCCTGGTGCAAACCGCCGAGTTCGACGTGCTGCGTGATGAAGGCGAAGCCTATGCGCGCAAGCTGGATGCGGCTGGTGTCAACGTCACCTACTTACGCTACAACGGCATGATCCATGACTTCGGCTTACTCAACGTGATCAGCCAGATACCCGGCACGCAAAGCGCCATGCAGCAAGCTGCAGCAGCGTTGAAAGCCAATCTCAAGTAG
- the dnaX gene encoding DNA polymerase III subunit gamma/tau produces the protein MSYQVLARKWRPRSFNEMVGQTHVLKALINALDSQRLHHAYLFTGTRGVGKTTIARIIAKCLNCETGISSTPCGVCSICKEIDEGRFIDLIEVDAASRTKVEDTRELLDNVQYSPSRGRFKVYLIDEVHMLSTSSFNALLKTLEEPPPHVKFLLATTDPQKLPVTVLSRCLQFSLKNMPPERVVDHLTHVLTAENIPFESDALWLLGRAADGSMRDAMSLTDQAIAFGEGKVLAADVRAMLGTLDHGQVYGVLHALLEGDARSLIEAVRHLAEQGPDWNGVLSEMLNVLHRVAIAQALPEAVDNGQGDRERVLELARALPSEDVQFYYQMGLIGRRDLPLSPDPRSGFEMVLLRMLAFRPADAHDAPRVALKPLGISQATADPATNPVAGAAVPPPVSIPVSVLPTPPTPVVEAAPEAAVAVLPPAPEAVSEPAAQPSLTEATAAPVASAPVVDLPWEEQVSVPVAQTPEPAIEVVEPAVAAIESVTLTTEPPQAALPDPQLIEPPAPSADTDDDEPPLGDYDYVEMDAESFDYDFDAVERTAPAEPEVLPAAQPATGLAADWLELFPKLGLSGMTGSIGANCTLISAEGDSWLLHLDPAHSALFNLTQQRRLNDALNQFHGRELKVLIELCKPEQETPAQAAARKRANRQREAEASIHQDPIIQQMIQQFAAVIRADSIEPLDTPVNP, from the coding sequence ATGAGTTATCAGGTTCTTGCACGCAAGTGGCGTCCGCGCTCGTTCAACGAAATGGTTGGCCAGACGCATGTGCTCAAGGCGCTGATTAATGCGCTCGATAGCCAGCGATTGCACCATGCCTATCTGTTCACGGGCACACGTGGTGTGGGCAAGACCACTATTGCGCGAATTATTGCCAAGTGCCTGAATTGCGAGACTGGTATCAGCTCTACGCCTTGCGGTGTCTGTTCGATTTGTAAAGAGATTGATGAAGGCCGCTTTATCGACCTGATCGAAGTCGATGCTGCCAGCCGTACCAAGGTTGAAGACACCCGCGAGTTGCTTGACAACGTGCAGTACTCGCCGAGCCGTGGACGCTTCAAGGTCTACCTGATCGACGAAGTGCACATGCTCTCCACCAGCTCCTTCAATGCGCTGCTGAAGACCCTGGAAGAGCCGCCGCCCCACGTTAAATTCCTCCTGGCCACCACGGATCCGCAGAAGCTGCCGGTTACCGTGTTGTCACGCTGCCTGCAGTTCTCACTGAAGAATATGCCGCCGGAGCGGGTGGTCGATCACCTCACTCATGTACTGACGGCGGAAAACATCCCGTTCGAAAGTGACGCGCTCTGGTTGCTCGGCCGCGCGGCCGATGGGTCGATGCGCGATGCCATGAGTTTGACTGATCAGGCGATTGCCTTTGGTGAGGGTAAGGTGCTGGCCGCCGATGTGCGAGCCATGCTTGGCACCCTCGACCATGGCCAGGTCTACGGTGTGCTGCACGCCCTGCTGGAGGGTGATGCGCGCAGCTTGATCGAAGCGGTTCGGCATCTGGCTGAGCAGGGGCCGGACTGGAATGGCGTGTTGTCCGAGATGCTCAATGTGCTGCACCGCGTTGCGATTGCCCAGGCGCTGCCCGAAGCGGTGGATAACGGCCAGGGTGATCGTGAGCGGGTGCTTGAGCTGGCCAGGGCTCTGCCTAGCGAAGATGTGCAGTTTTATTATCAGATGGGTTTGATTGGGCGACGCGATTTGCCGTTGTCGCCCGACCCACGTAGTGGCTTCGAGATGGTGCTGTTGCGTATGTTGGCATTCCGCCCTGCGGATGCCCACGATGCGCCGAGGGTGGCGCTAAAGCCGCTGGGGATTAGTCAGGCCACTGCTGATCCCGCGACTAACCCAGTGGCCGGTGCGGCTGTCCCGCCACCGGTAAGCATTCCTGTTTCTGTTCTGCCTACGCCGCCGACTCCTGTAGTTGAAGCTGCGCCTGAAGCGGCTGTGGCAGTGCTGCCGCCCGCACCGGAAGCGGTCAGCGAGCCCGCCGCGCAGCCGTCGCTGACTGAAGCGACAGCTGCCCCTGTTGCATCCGCGCCCGTTGTGGATCTGCCCTGGGAAGAGCAGGTTAGTGTGCCGGTTGCTCAAACACCTGAGCCTGCTATAGAAGTCGTAGAGCCTGCCGTTGCTGCGATAGAGTCCGTCACGCTAACTACCGAGCCGCCGCAAGCGGCATTGCCTGATCCGCAACTGATTGAGCCGCCAGCTCCGTCCGCCGATACGGATGACGATGAACCTCCGCTGGGCGATTACGACTATGTCGAAATGGACGCCGAATCGTTTGATTACGACTTTGATGCAGTAGAGCGCACCGCACCTGCCGAACCGGAAGTTTTGCCTGCGGCGCAGCCGGCGACCGGGCTGGCGGCTGACTGGCTGGAACTGTTCCCGAAGCTTGGTTTGTCCGGGATGACTGGCAGCATCGGGGCCAATTGCACCCTGATAAGCGCAGAGGGCGATAGCTGGTTGCTGCACCTGGACCCGGCGCATTCGGCGCTGTTCAACCTGACCCAGCAGCGGCGCCTGAATGATGCGCTCAATCAGTTTCATGGGCGTGAACTCAAGGTGCTGATCGAGTTGTGCAAGCCTGAGCAGGAGACGCCAGCGCAGGCGGCTGCGCGTAAGCGGGCCAATCGCCAGCGTGAAGCGGAGGCATCGATCCATCAGGACCCGATTATTCAACAAATGATTCAGCAGTTCGCCGCAGTTATCCGCGCGGACAGCATTGAACCCCTGGACACTCCCGTTAACCCCTAA
- a CDS encoding putative quinol monooxygenase, with amino-acid sequence MLHARAERTEQLGLCLHGLGESMQTFPGCLGVEVQQLPDDAAQWLLQSRWQSTAALQAFFAAPLLQQVLDQTLQQGLLRSLQCQAA; translated from the coding sequence GTGCTGCATGCCAGGGCGGAACGCACCGAGCAGTTGGGGTTGTGCCTGCATGGCTTGGGTGAATCCATGCAGACCTTTCCCGGTTGCCTGGGTGTTGAGGTGCAGCAGCTGCCGGATGATGCGGCGCAGTGGCTGCTGCAGAGTCGCTGGCAATCGACAGCGGCGCTGCAGGCATTCTTCGCCGCGCCGCTGTTGCAGCAGGTGCTCGACCAGACCTTGCAGCAAGGCCTGTTGCGTAGCCTGCAATGCCAGGCCGCTTGA
- a CDS encoding organic hydroperoxide resistance protein has protein sequence MSIQTIAYRAYAEATGGRDGRAISSDGVLDVALTTPKELGGAGGTGTNPEQLFAAGYSACFIGAMKFVAGRDKLAMPADASIEGVVGIGAIPNGFGIEVELRISLPGMDREQAQTLIDRAHIVCPYSNATRGNIDVTLTLLD, from the coding sequence ATGTCGATTCAAACCATTGCTTACCGTGCCTATGCAGAAGCCACCGGCGGCCGTGACGGCCGCGCCATCTCCTCCGACGGCGTACTCGACGTCGCCCTGACCACCCCGAAAGAACTCGGCGGTGCTGGCGGTACGGGCACTAACCCCGAGCAGCTGTTCGCTGCCGGCTACTCAGCCTGCTTTATCGGCGCAATGAAATTCGTTGCCGGCCGCGACAAGCTAGCGATGCCAGCAGACGCCTCGATTGAAGGTGTCGTAGGTATCGGTGCGATCCCCAACGGTTTCGGCATCGAGGTCGAGCTGCGTATCAGCCTGCCGGGCATGGACCGTGAGCAAGCACAGACCCTGATCGACCGCGCGCACATCGTCTGCCCGTACTCCAACGCCACTCGCGGCAATATCGACGTCACCCTGACGCTGCTCGACTAA
- a CDS encoding acyl-CoA dehydrogenase family protein yields the protein MSAFQEYFDESHQLVRDSVRRFVEREILPHINDWEEAEEFPCELYLKAGAAGILGIGYPEAFGGSHEGDVFAKVAASEELMRSGSGGLVAGLGSLDIGLPPVVKWAKAELRERIVPQVLAGEKIMALAVTEPSGGSDVANLKTRAVRDGDFYRVSGSKTFITSGVRADYYTVAVRTGGEGFGGVSLLLVEKGTPGFTVGRKLKKMGWWASDTAELFFDDCKVPVGSLIGAENMGFACIMANFQSERLSLAIMANMTAQLALEEALKWAKEREAFGKPIGKFQVLKHRLAEMATRLEVSREFTYRQAAKMAAGKSVIKEISMAKNFATDIADRLTYDAVQIMGGMGYMRESLVERLYRDNRILSIGGGSREIMNEIISKQMGL from the coding sequence ATGTCTGCCTTCCAGGAATACTTCGACGAATCGCACCAGTTGGTGCGCGATTCGGTCAGGCGCTTTGTCGAGCGCGAAATTCTGCCGCATATCAATGATTGGGAAGAGGCCGAGGAGTTTCCGTGCGAGCTTTATCTCAAGGCAGGGGCGGCTGGGATTCTCGGTATTGGCTACCCGGAAGCTTTTGGCGGTAGCCATGAAGGTGATGTATTCGCCAAGGTCGCGGCCAGCGAGGAATTGATGCGCTCGGGTTCTGGCGGCTTGGTGGCTGGGCTCGGTTCCCTGGATATCGGCTTGCCGCCTGTGGTGAAGTGGGCCAAGGCGGAGTTGCGTGAGCGTATCGTGCCGCAGGTGCTGGCAGGTGAGAAGATCATGGCCCTGGCGGTGACCGAGCCATCTGGTGGTTCGGATGTGGCTAATCTGAAAACCCGCGCAGTGCGCGATGGCGACTTCTATCGCGTCAGTGGCAGCAAAACCTTTATCACCAGCGGCGTGCGTGCGGATTACTACACAGTGGCTGTGCGTACCGGAGGCGAAGGTTTTGGCGGCGTCAGCCTGTTGCTGGTGGAAAAGGGCACGCCTGGTTTCACCGTGGGGCGCAAGTTGAAGAAGATGGGTTGGTGGGCATCGGATACCGCCGAGCTTTTCTTCGATGATTGCAAGGTGCCGGTAGGCAGTCTGATCGGTGCTGAGAACATGGGCTTTGCTTGCATCATGGCCAATTTCCAGAGCGAGCGGTTGTCGCTGGCGATCATGGCCAATATGACGGCGCAGCTGGCGCTTGAGGAGGCACTGAAGTGGGCCAAAGAGCGCGAGGCGTTCGGTAAGCCTATCGGCAAGTTTCAGGTGCTCAAACATCGTCTGGCAGAGATGGCGACCCGGCTTGAGGTGTCGCGTGAGTTTACCTATCGGCAAGCAGCGAAGATGGCGGCAGGTAAAAGCGTGATCAAGGAGATATCCATGGCCAAGAACTTTGCCACTGATATTGCCGATCGACTGACCTATGACGCGGTGCAAATCATGGGTGGCATGGGGTATATGCGCGAAAGTCTGGTGGAGCGGCTGTACCGCGATAATCGCATTCTGTCGATTGGTGGTGGCTCGCGTGAAATCATGAACGAGATCATCAGCAAGCAGATGGGTTTATAG
- a CDS encoding YbaB/EbfC family nucleoid-associated protein has translation MMKGGMAGLMKQAQQMQEKMQKMQEELANAEVTGQSGAGLVSVVMTGRHDVKRVSLDDSLMQEDKEILEDLIAAAVNDAVRKVEQNSQDKMSGMTAGMQLPPGFKMPF, from the coding sequence ATGATGAAAGGTGGCATGGCCGGCCTGATGAAGCAGGCTCAGCAGATGCAGGAAAAAATGCAGAAGATGCAGGAAGAGCTGGCAAACGCCGAAGTGACCGGTCAATCCGGGGCCGGGCTGGTCAGCGTGGTCATGACTGGGCGTCACGATGTCAAACGTGTCAGCCTGGATGACAGCCTTATGCAGGAAGACAAGGAAATCCTTGAGGACCTGATCGCTGCAGCGGTAAACGATGCCGTGCGCAAGGTCGAGCAGAACAGCCAGGACAAGATGTCTGGTATGACTGCCGGTATGCAGTTGCCACCAGGCTTCAAAATGCCATTCTAA
- a CDS encoding AraC family transcriptional regulator, with amino-acid sequence MTSLVNPEALDENLAQRQAELAALIQRQCPSDGLHSSAIVGLDLACATQPSLPIPTLYRPCLCIIAQGRKDVRLSDEQYAYDPLNYLVASVTLPVTGQVIGATPEQPYLSLRLDIDPALITSLIADIGPIGVPNHGPRRALYLDRLDTQLLDAVLRLLRLLETPRDIAILAQLALREIFYRLLHSPQGHRLHEIAIVDSQGQRINRAIEWLNLNFDQPLRIEDLAREVSLSTSTLHHRFKAVTALSPLQYQKLLRLQEARRLMLCEGLEAASASYRVGYESPSQFSREYSRLFGAPPLRDLARLRSLA; translated from the coding sequence ATGACATCGCTCGTAAACCCCGAAGCCCTCGATGAAAACCTTGCCCAGCGCCAGGCAGAGTTGGCCGCGCTGATCCAACGCCAGTGCCCGTCTGATGGCCTGCATAGCAGTGCCATTGTCGGCCTCGACTTGGCCTGTGCAACGCAGCCCAGCCTACCCATACCAACGCTCTATCGGCCATGCCTGTGCATCATTGCCCAGGGCCGCAAGGATGTGCGCCTCAGCGATGAACAGTACGCCTACGACCCACTGAACTACCTGGTGGCCTCTGTCACCCTGCCGGTTACCGGCCAGGTGATCGGCGCAACCCCAGAGCAGCCTTACCTGAGTCTTCGCCTGGATATTGATCCGGCACTGATCACGAGCCTGATCGCCGATATTGGCCCCATCGGCGTGCCCAATCACGGCCCACGTCGGGCGCTGTATCTGGATCGTCTGGATACTCAATTGCTCGACGCGGTATTGCGCCTGCTGCGCCTGCTGGAGACTCCGCGCGATATCGCCATACTTGCGCAGCTGGCTCTGCGCGAGATTTTCTACCGCCTGCTACACAGTCCGCAGGGCCATCGTCTGCACGAAATCGCCATCGTCGATAGCCAGGGCCAACGCATCAACCGCGCCATCGAATGGCTGAACCTGAATTTCGACCAACCGCTACGCATCGAGGATCTGGCCCGTGAAGTCAGCCTCAGCACCTCGACCCTGCATCACCGCTTCAAGGCCGTAACCGCCCTCAGCCCTCTGCAGTATCAGAAACTGCTACGCCTACAAGAAGCGCGGCGCCTGATGCTTTGCGAAGGGCTGGAAGCGGCTTCAGCCAGTTACCGCGTCGGCTATGAAAGCCCTTCGCAGTTCAGCCGTGAATACAGCCGCCTGTTCGGTGCACCGCCGCTACGCGACCTGGCCCGCTTACGCAGTTTGGCATGA
- a CDS encoding MarR family winged helix-turn-helix transcriptional regulator, with product MTTPDPCAELLLDNQLCFALYSTSLLLTKVYKPLLQELGLTYPQYLAMMVLWEGDGITVGEISNRLLTDPGSVTPLLKRLEAEGLLKRTRSSVDERVVELFLTDKGHNLREQAKRIPGCILTATQQSAAELGALKAELVTLRSNLQHAV from the coding sequence ATGACTACGCCAGACCCTTGCGCCGAACTGCTACTCGATAACCAGCTGTGCTTTGCCCTGTATTCGACTTCGCTGCTGTTGACCAAGGTCTACAAGCCGCTGCTACAGGAACTGGGCCTGACCTACCCGCAATACCTGGCGATGATGGTGCTCTGGGAAGGTGATGGCATCACCGTGGGCGAGATCAGCAACCGTCTGCTCACCGACCCAGGTTCCGTCACCCCACTGCTCAAACGCCTGGAAGCCGAAGGCCTGCTCAAGCGCACCCGCAGCAGTGTCGACGAGCGTGTGGTCGAGCTGTTCCTCACCGACAAAGGCCACAACCTGCGCGAACAAGCCAAGCGCATACCCGGATGCATCCTCACCGCCACCCAGCAATCCGCGGCAGAACTCGGCGCCCTGAAAGCTGAGCTGGTCACCCTGCGCAGCAACCTGCAGCATGCCGTGTAA
- a CDS encoding SDR family NAD(P)-dependent oxidoreductase produces MKSFENKVAAITGAGSGIGRALAFGLARQGCQLALSDVNAEGLAETAAQARKLGVQVSETLVNVADREAVHAWADQVVSEFGRVNAIFNNAGVAQGGTVEGNDYADYEWIMNINFWGVVNGTKAFLPHIKASGQGHIVNVSSVFGLFSQPGMSAYNASKFAVRGFTESLRQELDMADCGVSASCVHPGGIKTNIAKTARMNASLSSVTGQDADKARQQFNDQLLRTTPEKAAQVIINGALANKRRILIGPDAYALDGMQRLWPAFYQRLVTASMRLAARFAPKGSSKKAQAAVE; encoded by the coding sequence ATGAAGTCGTTTGAAAACAAGGTAGCCGCCATCACCGGCGCGGGTTCCGGCATTGGCCGTGCACTGGCTTTCGGCCTGGCTCGTCAGGGGTGCCAACTGGCGCTCTCCGATGTGAATGCCGAAGGGCTGGCGGAAACCGCCGCCCAGGCACGCAAGCTCGGTGTGCAGGTCAGTGAAACCCTGGTCAACGTTGCCGACCGTGAGGCCGTGCATGCCTGGGCCGATCAAGTAGTGAGCGAGTTCGGTCGGGTCAACGCAATCTTCAACAACGCCGGCGTGGCCCAGGGCGGCACCGTGGAAGGCAACGACTACGCCGACTACGAGTGGATCATGAACATCAACTTCTGGGGCGTGGTCAACGGCACCAAGGCCTTCCTGCCGCATATCAAAGCCAGCGGCCAGGGCCATATCGTCAACGTTTCCAGCGTCTTCGGACTGTTTTCCCAGCCGGGTATGAGCGCCTATAACGCCAGCAAATTTGCCGTGCGCGGCTTTACCGAGTCGCTGCGCCAGGAACTGGACATGGCCGACTGCGGCGTATCGGCCAGCTGCGTGCACCCTGGCGGGATCAAGACCAATATCGCCAAGACCGCGCGGATGAATGCCAGCCTGAGCAGCGTCACCGGCCAGGACGCCGACAAGGCGCGCCAGCAGTTCAACGATCAGTTGCTGCGCACCACGCCGGAGAAAGCCGCCCAGGTGATCATCAACGGTGCGCTGGCGAACAAGCGGCGCATCCTGATCGGCCCGGACGCCTACGCCCTGGATGGCATGCAACGCCTATGGCCGGCCTTCTATCAACGCCTGGTGACCGCCTCCATGCGTCTGGCCGCCCGCTTTGCGCCGAAAGGCTCAAGCAAGAAAGCCCAGGCGGCCGTGGAGTAG